The following coding sequences lie in one Nycticebus coucang isolate mNycCou1 chromosome 20, mNycCou1.pri, whole genome shotgun sequence genomic window:
- the LOC128572716 gene encoding olfactory receptor 2AJ1-like codes for MMGCKNQTFSSDFILLGLFSASQTSLVFFSFIFIIFVMAVTENILMILLIHRDSRLHTPMYFLLSHLSSMDILHISNIVPKMLTNFLSGSQTISFAGCGLQIFLSLILLGGECLLLAAMSYDRYVAICHPLHYLILVDDCVSVLMAGGAWLVGTLNSIVHTAYVLHFPFCGSRAIDHFFCEIPAMLKLSCVDTSRYERGVYVSGIIFLLIPFSMISASYVQILLTVLQMKSAEARKKSFSTCSFHMIVVIMYYGPFIFTYMRPKSYHTPGQDKFLAIFYTILTPSLNPVIYSFRNKDVLRAMKNILKSSCLNKE; via the coding sequence ATGATGGGATGTAAGAATCAAACTTTCAGCAGTGATTTCATTCTTCTGGGACTGTTCTCTGCTTCCCAAACAAGTCTGGTCTTTTTCTcgtttatatttatcatttttgttatgGCTGTAACAGAAAACATACTCATGATCCTCCTTATCCACAGAGACTCCCGACTCCATACACCAATGTATTTCCTGCTCAGCCATCTCTCCTCTATGGATATCTTACATATTTCCAACATTGTTCCCAAAATGCTCACTAACTTTCTGTCAGGCAGCCAAACTATTTCATTTGCAGGCTGTGGGCTCCAGATATTTCTGTCTCTCATCCTTCTGGGTGGTGAGTGCCTTCTCCTGGCTGCAATGTCCTATGATCGCTATGTAGCCATCTGTCACCCACTGCACTATCTAATCCTTGTGGACGACTGTGTCAGTGTTCTCATGGCTGGAGGGGCCTGGCTTGTTGGAACCCTCAACTCCATTGTCCACACGGCTTACGTACTCCACTTTCCCTTCTGTGGCTCTAGAGCCATCGACCACTTTTTCTGTGAAATTCCTGCCATGTTGAAGTTGTCCTGTGTGGACACATCACGCTATGAACGAGGAGTTTATGTAAGCGGCATCATTTTCCTGCTCATCCCTTTCTCCATGATCTCTGCTTCTTATGTCCAAATTCTCCTTACTGTCCTCCAAATGAAATCAGCAGAGGCACGGAAAAAGTCATTTTCCACTTGTTCCTTCCACATGATTGTGGTCATAATGTACTATGggccttttatttttacatatatgagACCTAAATCATACCACACTCCAGGCCAGGATAAGTTCCTAGCAATATTCTACACCATCCTCACTCCCTCACTCAACCCTGTAATCTACAGTTTTCGGAATAAAGATGTTCTGAGGGCAATGAAAAACATACTCAAAAGTAGCTGTCTGAATAAAGAATGA